The Humulus lupulus chromosome 7, drHumLupu1.1, whole genome shotgun sequence region TGAAGTTATAAAGGATTTTTTTAACTGGTGATCATCACCTTATGTATTTCGTCCACCATAGCGCCTTTGGCGTTGCTGAAATGAAACTAAAGCCTCTACAAAACCATCTTTTCCAAAATCAGGCCAGAATTCTGGTGCAAAGAAAAGCTCGGTATAGGCCAACTGCCACAACAAGAAGTTGCTAACTCTAAGCTCACCACTGGTTCGTATAAGTAGATCAGGGTATGGAAACTCAGTGCAGTTTGTTTCTAGCTCTTGTTCAATCAAGCTCTCGTCTATGTCTTCCACTTGAACAAGGCCATCTTTCGCTTTTTGAGCAATACTTTTACAAGCTTGCAATACATCGTATTTACCACTGTAACTAACAGCAACAATGAGTTGGAATATtgagttttcttttgttttctccTCTGCATCAGCTATCAGTTTCTGCAGCGATATGGGAAGCTTAGTCGAATCACCAATCACTGATACTCGAATACCTTCTCTGTCATTTACACAAGAAGTGAATACAAATCATCTGGTTGAACTAACTGTTTATACTTAATCTACAGAAGAACATCTTAACAAAAAAGACTGGCAAATCATACTTGGAACTAGCTAGTGACTTATATTACAAGTCAAAGAGTGTATAGAGGGTAATTATGCTTTTTTGTTAGTGTGCTAAAAATAATGTTATGGTCCAATCTATAGTAAGTACTACTCATTTGAGACCAGTACAATTATACTTCTCAATTAAGTAGTAtccattcttaaaaaaaaaacaaaaaaacaaaattcaaaactCAAAAAGTATGAAACACTACCTTGCAAAATTGTCCAATTCTGACTTTATCACCTCTTCAAATAAACTCATCAAAAACTCAACCTCCACCTGAATCACAAGATAGCTCAATAAATAACGTTTATTTTTGCAAACTTTGCCAATTTAACTACTTTTATTTTCAAAGTCTACTTCTGCACAAACAAAACATatcaatctattttttttttctaacataGCACATTCTACGAATTGATATTTCCAAAACTCTCACTCTTTTCCAAAACTACTACTTTTTCATTTTGCTTTTGAGATATACCAAAGTCAAACAACCACTAAACTTAGTTACCTTGGGTCGAATCCAATTATCGTAAGAAAAAGCGAAAACAGTGAGAACCTTGATCCCATATCTCGCAGAAATCTCTATGACAGCTCTCAAAGACTCCACACCCGCCTTGTGACCCTCCCCGGGAGGCAAACCCCTCTGCTTGGCCCACCTCCCATTCCCATCCATAATCACAGCCACGTGCTTCGGCATCAACTCTCGCCGGAGCCCCTCCGGCAGCGGCTCCTCCTCTTCCAAATCTTTTCGAGCCACATCCGCGGTGGTTGCCCGGGGAATCTGTAGCTTGGCTTGGGGCTTAGGCGCAGCAGAAGGCAAACAGTAGAGGTGTGTTTGGGTGCGGGGATTGAGAAAGCGCGAGGGCTTCGTTTTAAGTGGAGCAAGAGCGTTCTCGCTCGGAATAGGTAAGCGCAAGGATAGCATTATCCTGATTTTTTACTAAACCAATCCAAGGAGTCTTGAACACTCTTCGATCAAAAAGCGGTTTGGTTGGAACAAAATTTATAATAATTGAATGATTTGAATATGTAATCACTAGTTGAGCTTGAGGGACGAAATAAGATAAAAAGCAACGTCGTTTTTAATGCATGTGTGGTGATTCTACAAGGGTTAAAAAAATCTTCTGAGAATTAGTACTTTTTTTCGAATCCAGAAAAATTAATTGGAGAGCAGAGATAATCCAAGTGACGCGGATGTTAAATCTGTCCAGAAATGTGAGTTTTGAAGGATATAATTACGTAATGCATGGTATAAAGTATATACAccacaatatatttattttattttttggttaGGAACAAAATCTGTGGTACACTCGACATGAAAGTTGGTTACTAAGAAAAGTGACACCTGCGATTGCGAAGCTAATGAACTGAAGATTTCCAGAACTTTCACGAATCTCTTTCTCTTgtctttatttatttgttttttaccAGTCTCTTTCTCTTGtctttaatatatattattcaatggGTAGCTCTTGTTTTAGCTAAGCATGCTCTCATGTAACTCATAATATTCTTTTTGGTGGCTAGGATTTCTTCATTATAACTGAACCATTATGCTTAATATCATTGATATTGTTGACCACGTACAATTAACCTTCAAGAGAATAATGCGACATACATAAcgacttggagttgtgatatatttagcctacacttaagatcagatgaacttgagccaactgagtttcttaagtgcaagtagaaaaaaaatagagtttctctctttagagaatacaagctttttCTCTCTCACCTCTCAGAAAATGCCTCAAGAATGTCTCAAGTAACagtccccaaatctcaaaatgaGAGAGTTTTCTCAGTCTCCAAAGATCAGATCCCCATAAATGAtttcatgagccatttatttataggctcatggatcgtacataaatatctccATTTTACCGAGTctttggttcttccaacagactttaattaataaaatataaataaatataatattacaacaatatggctattattccgggatatctgagagattcccgcgcaggtatgagCGATTCTTGTTGATGCCGTTACTGagatcttttgcgtagccctgctctgtttaGTCAGTCCACACCACACCcaggaggaaaactgaagggccaaagcactccactggtcggccaacacatgtctgggcggacaagcacttgactgggcggacaagcacctgattgGGCAgtcaagcacctgactggtcggttatgacacttctctggtctagcatgacacttgactggtcaatcaaaaatcttcaccggtcggacagaaattctatcagatcgatcagatcactttatcacaacttcgaagagccaacacatttattgattattaatgtgtcatttactgaccatgcattgccacttgtcacttctgattgccacgtcatcggacTCCAATTTTTGGGAATAACAAATATCTAATTGACATTCTTCTTATTTTCTTGAGCTTTTCCCCCTTCAGTTTTGCTTTTAAGAAATTTTATCGAGaccaattttcttttaaataaatatatgtagtcCCTAATTTGCATGAGAGGAGTGTTAAAAGAAGACTTTTAGTTACTCTCTTTTGAACTCCCTCTATATTTTGAGTGTCATattttaaaatgtatatttttacaATATAATTAGTCAtggtattttaattttattataattataccATCATTAAATAATACTTATTAttctactagatacaaacaatgtGAAATatacacgtttgtttagtttatttatagaatttattaattattttattaaatttatattaatgtcatataaatattttattttaattaaataatttatttatttttgtttaaatttatatttattatagttttttaatttgagagtgacaacaagaaataatatattatatgcttaatgtaatattaaatattatacgtgaattttaaatttaagtttcttgcagGTTTAAAAGAACAATTTGTTGTTAATTaatagtaaattatattatatgtttaatatgatattattctaataagtgagtttaagtttaattaaattttatttaaattataaacgtatgattttattatttttaaataaatatcattgtaaaatatctaaaaaatatcatattttaattttttttttaattatttattttattttatttaagtttaggtgtttacaaactaccgttaattttaacagaatattctgttaagtgagtttaagtttaattaaattttatttaagttataaacgtatgattttattatttttaaataaatatcattgtaaaatatctaaaaaatatcatattttaattttttttaattatttattttattttatttaagtttaagtgtttacaaactaccgttaaatattagaatattctgttaaaattaacattaaaaaaataaaaaaccgttaaaaccaagaattttcattatctacacacttattatatagaagagatattcaAAAACTGAATTcggtaaaaaaaaatcatgtaaATAATAACAATCAGCTACATATAATAAGatataattaaacataaataaattaataagtcATATTATCTAGTGTATACTCATCATTtgcaaatatataaacataaattgtATATATAATGCATTTGTAAAATATGAATgaaattttgatttttgtttttgttggaaaaaaaaatcttaatggTGATTCAAGAATTAATTTATATGTAATTAGTTTTTTCTTTATGACTTATTATATGAGTACTAAGTGATGAGTATTTTACTAagtatagttttaatttttaaaattttcttgAGATACATTATTAGCAAGATATATACTATTAATGGAAGCTTAATAATGAATATATAGCTGAATGTTTTttctttaaatgatttttttttatatatagaaaaATGAAAAAAGTGGAGTgccataattttaataaaattaaaaaaatctacTTTAAAAGATGGCACATGTCATTAAAATATAGAGAGTGCAAAAGAGAATAACCAAAAAAGTTTCCTTAGCACTTCTCTTTGCATGAAAGATCAACGCCACGTACTAGTAGCAGCGATAATGTACTATcactaaaaaagaaaagaaaaaaatgttgtaccatttctctaaaaaaaatattaatggtTAGAGACAATAGAAGGTGTCCAACCGTTTTGGAAGTGACATATTTTTATTTGTGTAATTCAATGGTtctacatattttaatttaagctTATTTGCTATGTAGATCTTTAAAGTATACACATTTTTGGCAAATTGATCTCCTgccttttttttttgcaaattggTCCCCCAACTTTGATTTTCTTGGCACTATTAGTCCCCTATCATTAATTCACAATTATTTTGCTAGTTTAGGGACATATTTGCAACAAAAAAAGTTTGGGGACCAACTTGCAAAATTAATTCATGACCCAATTTTTTTTACATGACGGTGTTCGTTATAATTACGACAATTCTCATATACATTTTCGGAAAATTCTGGATAATTTATTGTGGTAAAAAAATAGTTGATTTTTTTTTGCTCTTGTGGTAAGTTCAGAATATCAGGAACTCTATTTTCACCACAGCAAATTATCCATAATTTTCTGAAAAATGATGGTTTCCATAAATACAACGCGAACACTGTCGTGTAAAAAATTCGGTCATGACTTATCCACCTCTGTGAAATTGGGGTGTGACATATTggtacaacaaaaaattattaagAAGTATATAtaaaagtgatttttttttttttagtaataataaaataaaggagTGTATGAAAAATTCCATACAAATGggtaattttgtattaaatgaaaattaaaatgggtatttattttagaaaaatatgggAAGAAAAAAGATGAGTATAACAAAATGGATAGTTTTACGGGGGATTCTATCAAAAAGCAGAGTTCCTGATATTTCGAACCACCACACgcacaaaacaaaaaaagaataTTGGTTTCAACACATTAAATTATTCCGAATTTTTGGAAAACGTACAGAAGGGTTGTTGTAACTATATGGCTTATCCACGTGTGTGAAACTGGAGCGTGTTGTgccaatacaaaaaaaaattagataagtCATGATCCAATTTTTTTACATAACGATGTTCACTGTAGTTACGAAGACTGTAATGTCTtgaattcgctattaaggctaagtgccttgattattatgcccggagggcataattggagttatatgtggaattaatggaatatatgtatgattatgtaaTATAGATAGTTTATATAgtaatgtgaatatttatgcatgtttaggtgaattaaatatgcatgtgggtccattcttgttcataaggacatatttgtaattttgacccgttgagagtataaatgtgattatatgtgttaaatgattgagaccacgttattaagtgaatatatttgagatgtgtggtccgaggtgATCCCagtgagcgaattagcggaatagtcacaacggggttaaatatcaagctcggggtgagcctaggggtattttgggaaacatagtgAGTATTCGGGATCTATCGGGTAACGGGtatttatttgatgattaattgGATATGTCGGGATTGATGGGAATATATAAgaaaatttgaggattagcgCGAAATGTGGCTAATGACcgtttttcccttgagggcattataGAGTAATTTTTTATCTAGGGGCTTTTTGGTCTTTTGTGGCAAGGGAAACACTTAGTCTTGGGCTGCCTTATCTGTCTAGGGGACttaggaggtctagaggcaaccagaagaaaaaataaacaaacaaaaaaacaaaacagagcatctccttctctctctctatatatatatccGGTTCTTTCTTTCCCCCTTGATGTGCTTGGGGCTCTTGAGGATTTTCGAGGTGGATGCTGGGGAAATTGAAGGAGCTGGGGCTAGGATTGGTGGAGGTTTAGCTAGGGGTCGTAATTTGTTGTAGGGTTATACTGCTAGGGCTCTgggatagggatcgtgctcaggaataccatacgctagctgctcgggacttgaggtaagaaaactgcacctgcgTTGTGATTGGGGCTCGGACCCATGttaataaatatgagtatgattgtgattatatgtgatattatGGCTATAACTGTATTTGAGAATAACCGGTAgtgcatgcttgtatatgttgcgTCTGATTGCTTATTGTGCAATGTATATGTGATTTTATCTATTCTGAagaccggcctaagggtgccggatTCCAATAGTAAGCATGCGAAATGTAGCCCGGCCTAAGCATGTCGAGGTTGGCTATAAGACCAGAAGActtggcctaagggtgctgggcCTGAACACTATACAAATAAATAGAGGTGttattgcacttaactaactgtattggTTGATGAGACTGAATTACGTGTTTGATTGAACATAATATCATTGCTAAGATTATTGCTTATAccttgttgttgattgaatttattgatctaAGTTTACTGTTTATATACCTTTGCTTATTTGTGCATGTCGATTTAAgatttcttgttgagtcttggctcacgggtgctatgtggtgcaggtaagagaaagtgatagcttgaccagccatgagctGGAGAACTTCAGGGGCactgtgtacatatgcaacctactTGACCGCCATGGCCGGGATATCCTGGGAGCAACTAGGGTTGAAACC contains the following coding sequences:
- the LOC133791249 gene encoding dehydrodolichyl diphosphate synthase 2 — protein: MLSLRLPIPSENALAPLKTKPSRFLNPRTQTHLYCLPSAAPKPQAKLQIPRATTADVARKDLEEEEPLPEGLRRELMPKHVAVIMDGNGRWAKQRGLPPGEGHKAGVESLRAVIEISARYGIKVLTVFAFSYDNWIRPKVEVEFLMSLFEEVIKSELDNFAREGIRVSVIGDSTKLPISLQKLIADAEEKTKENSIFQLIVAVSYSGKYDVLQACKSIAQKAKDGLVQVEDIDESLIEQELETNCTEFPYPDLLIRTSGELRVSNFLLWQLAYTELFFAPEFWPDFGKDGFVEALVSFQQRQRRYGGRNT